In the bacterium genome, one interval contains:
- a CDS encoding cache domain-containing protein: MHWKFLIILCSVMAMSSLLISLSLVHTVKKNVETEIEEFRAEELNKVKETLKNYIDIAFETVNSNYQHAQDREYLQKRYGQELKNIIDVANDFIEDAKSLVAKGDLTLEQAQQRAIENVRRIRYAQGTGYVWINDMGRPYPRMIMHPTVPDLDGKVLDDAKYNCALGEKKNLFAAFVDVCAKDGEGFVDYLWPKPTKGGLTQEQPKLSYVRLIPDWGWIIGTGIYVDDAVRDAIEKVKIDIGKMRYDNKIGYFWINDMGRPYPRMIMHPTVPELDGKVLDDAKYNCALGEKKNLFAAFVDVCAKDGEGFVDYLWPKPTKDGLTQEQPKLSYVRLYKPLGWIIGTGVYIDSIDVAVAEKASALRGQIKGIFLKIMAVSLIVSIIAFFAFWIMAKKITTPLRACSEFAERISSGNLDGTDIEVESRDEVGQLALSLRQMGIYLKKTIGEIVAASRSLSDGSSEQAASLEQTSASLEEITAMTKQNAENASQGNILMSETKETIGQANTAMIELTESMKHVSDASQKTKNIIKTIDEIAFQTNLLALNAAVEAARAGESGAGFAVVADEVRNLAMRASEAAKNTAEIIEKTVREIENGHTLLSTTSTIFSEVSNRICKASDMVQEISLASEEQVKGIEQINQALFNISRVTQQNAGNAQNMVSIVDKFQLSESADAN; encoded by the coding sequence ATGCATTGGAAATTCCTGATTATTTTATGTTCAGTGATGGCGATGTCCTCCCTGCTCATTTCCTTATCTTTAGTTCACACCGTGAAAAAAAATGTTGAAACGGAAATCGAAGAATTTAGAGCGGAAGAACTGAATAAAGTAAAAGAGACCCTGAAAAACTATATTGATATCGCCTTTGAAACCGTCAACTCGAATTACCAGCATGCTCAGGACAGAGAATATCTCCAAAAGAGATATGGCCAGGAGTTAAAAAATATTATCGACGTTGCCAATGATTTTATCGAGGATGCAAAATCCTTAGTTGCAAAGGGTGATCTGACACTTGAACAGGCACAGCAGCGGGCGATTGAAAATGTCAGAAGGATCCGCTATGCGCAGGGAACGGGTTATGTCTGGATAAACGATATGGGACGGCCATATCCCAGGATGATAATGCATCCTACGGTGCCGGACCTTGATGGGAAGGTTCTGGATGATGCAAAATACAACTGTGCCCTGGGGGAGAAGAAAAACCTTTTCGCAGCCTTTGTCGATGTGTGCGCCAAAGATGGCGAAGGGTTTGTGGATTACCTCTGGCCCAAGCCTACTAAAGGCGGGCTGACCCAGGAGCAGCCCAAATTGTCCTATGTCAGACTGATTCCCGACTGGGGGTGGATAATCGGCACCGGCATATATGTGGATGACGCTGTCCGGGATGCTATCGAGAAAGTAAAGATAGATATCGGTAAAATGAGATATGACAACAAGATCGGCTACTTCTGGATAAACGATATGGGACGGCCATATCCCAGGATGATAATGCATCCTACGGTGCCGGAGCTTGATGGGAAGGTTCTGGATGATGCAAAATACAACTGTGCCCTGGGGGAGAAGAAAAACCTTTTCGCAGCCTTTGTCGATGTGTGCGCCAAAGATGGCGAAGGATTTGTGGATTACCTCTGGCCCAAGCCTACTAAAGACGGGCTGACACAAGAACAGCCTAAATTGTCGTATGTCAGGCTATATAAGCCCCTTGGCTGGATAATCGGCACTGGTGTTTATATCGATTCCATAGATGTAGCGGTAGCTGAAAAAGCATCCGCCCTGAGAGGCCAGATCAAAGGTATCTTCTTGAAAATAATGGCTGTTAGCTTAATTGTTTCCATTATTGCGTTCTTCGCGTTCTGGATTATGGCCAAAAAAATTACCACTCCCTTACGGGCCTGTTCCGAATTTGCCGAACGGATCAGCTCCGGGAACCTCGATGGTACCGATATTGAAGTTGAAAGCAGGGATGAAGTCGGTCAATTGGCCTTATCACTCCGGCAGATGGGCATATATCTCAAAAAGACCATCGGTGAAATCGTCGCCGCCTCCAGGAGCCTGTCAGATGGATCATCCGAGCAGGCTGCATCGCTGGAGCAGACTTCCGCTTCTCTGGAAGAAATAACGGCCATGACAAAGCAAAATGCTGAAAATGCCAGCCAGGGCAATATATTGATGTCGGAAACGAAAGAAACCATCGGGCAGGCCAATACAGCTATGATCGAATTGACCGAGTCCATGAAGCATGTTTCCGATGCCAGCCAAAAGACGAAAAACATTATTAAAACAATTGACGAGATTGCTTTTCAAACCAATCTGCTGGCCCTGAATGCCGCAGTTGAAGCAGCCAGAGCGGGAGAGTCCGGAGCCGGTTTTGCCGTGGTAGCGGATGAGGTGAGGAACCTGGCCATGAGGGCTTCGGAAGCTGCAAAAAACACGGCGGAAATAATCGAGAAAACAGTCAGGGAAATCGAAAATGGCCATACCCTGCTCAGTACAACAAGCACAATTTTTTCCGAGGTCTCCAATCGTATCTGCAAAGCCAGCGATATGGTTCAGGAGATATCCCTGGCCTCCGAAGAACAGGTCAAAGGGATCGAGCAGATTAACCAGGCATTATTCAATATCAGCAGAGTCACCCAGCAAAACGCCGGCAATGCTCAGAATATGGTGTCAATTGTCGA